In the genome of Myxococcus stipitatus, one region contains:
- a CDS encoding FIST signal transduction protein: MAQVKMQTARTTLQEPAAAAEDLLRQLGPTPPVLVTMFASRERDQYALNRAVRERLPKGTRLVGATTAGELDNTGIHEGSVVMAALSGDLEVGLGLGTGLSVDAINAGQMAIKRACEELGVRQQDLDSRRCVGLVIDDGFRYKKEELLLGILEKNQTLVLVGGGASDHNRDPARQSALVHVDGEVATDAVLVALFRTNAPWAALRSHWYVPTGEKLTITKVDESHTRALEIDGFPAAKRYAEILGVKDVRDLEFGTPQGFAVRPTALRVGREYFIRAAWRPNEDGSILFANLLEEGTELELMKLGDMAGMTRGFFADELPRRVQNPQAALLFHCGGRMWYAHATNTVSQLAETLKAAPTAAGMNVHFEIYSGFHINTTLTTLVFGAN, encoded by the coding sequence ATGGCCCAAGTGAAGATGCAGACGGCTCGCACCACGCTCCAGGAGCCGGCTGCGGCCGCGGAGGATTTGCTTCGCCAACTGGGCCCCACCCCTCCCGTGCTGGTGACGATGTTCGCCTCACGGGAGCGCGACCAGTACGCGCTCAACCGCGCCGTGCGCGAGCGGCTGCCCAAGGGCACGCGGCTGGTGGGCGCCACCACCGCGGGGGAGCTGGACAACACCGGCATCCACGAGGGCAGCGTGGTGATGGCCGCGCTCTCCGGTGATTTGGAAGTGGGCCTGGGCCTGGGCACCGGGCTGTCCGTGGACGCCATCAACGCGGGGCAGATGGCCATCAAGCGCGCGTGCGAGGAGCTGGGCGTGCGCCAGCAGGACCTGGACTCGCGCCGCTGCGTGGGCCTCGTCATCGATGATGGCTTCCGCTACAAGAAGGAGGAGCTGCTGCTGGGCATCCTCGAGAAGAACCAGACGCTGGTGCTCGTGGGCGGCGGCGCCAGCGACCACAACCGGGACCCGGCGCGCCAGTCCGCGCTGGTGCACGTGGACGGCGAGGTGGCCACCGACGCGGTGCTGGTGGCGCTGTTCCGCACCAACGCGCCCTGGGCCGCGCTGCGCTCGCACTGGTACGTGCCCACCGGGGAGAAGCTCACCATCACCAAGGTGGATGAGAGCCACACGCGCGCGCTGGAAATCGACGGCTTCCCCGCCGCGAAGCGCTACGCGGAAATCCTGGGCGTGAAGGACGTGAGGGATTTGGAGTTCGGCACGCCGCAGGGCTTCGCGGTGCGCCCCACCGCGCTGCGCGTGGGCCGCGAGTACTTCATCCGCGCCGCGTGGCGGCCCAACGAGGACGGCTCCATCCTCTTCGCCAACCTGCTGGAGGAGGGCACGGAGCTGGAGCTGATGAAGCTGGGCGACATGGCCGGCATGACGCGGGGCTTCTTCGCGGACGAGCTGCCCCGGCGCGTCCAGAATCCGCAGGCCGCGCTCCTGTTCCACTGCGGCGGGCGCATGTGGTACGCGCACGCGACGAACACGGTGTCCCAGCTCGCGGAGACCCTGAAGGCAGCGCCCACCGCCGCGGGGATGAACGTGCACTTCGAGATCTATTCCGGGTTCCACATCAACACCACGCTCACCACGCTGGTGTTCGGGGCGAACTGA
- a CDS encoding cytochrome C, with protein sequence MGGLGAPWSQRAACTPRSLGCLTARRALLTVALAAVLSACGGPEDAGSPDDDALATADPAHLDVEAARRPVLSKPIGLALEVDNGEGKPLSVRAGATFYINQIDLRASVRSTFDTGMWALRTTSDLAGVGWVGLRPVDEEPVLLGGPGRYTRRRFYRGAAWMDLPSFFIVEPVDSRGVLTGPPVVLNIGAEHQRRPTTDDFFVRRLRAIQTAYDCTTPRDCTSARDYEEEALLEVRNAYQHAQQRAFSLSPRTTSLRLRWSLRPFAPYSIPVQQVSAPEFAYGFGIDVEARTPPRQDGTYAPGSEITFQVTLRDGEGKRLHPQGSLPSYNDVVRGFNAAGIQYYRAFFDATTTYYRRKHRERMLMTQIIGPAQNIQPIRSVIDLDAFLDPEVNEQTVATEKRDGVFSQFSILPYANIVFRGAFFPEEGLWDRPNTDTWQYRIPANATPGTYLVTVKGRRVYLGEDLPASRTIEIQVGTQQRTEAKLTTGPCNSCHSQGAELSQVLHGNDNRAACAGCHTPLGFELEGPIFVRTHFVHSRSNRFGAPLEKCASCHLTKESIQRTSQAACLSCHKSYPDSHVKKFGPIESMYVGGGRESFKQCTDSCHTRHPKSGL encoded by the coding sequence ATGGGCGGACTTGGAGCCCCCTGGTCTCAGCGCGCAGCGTGTACCCCCCGCTCGCTCGGCTGCCTGACGGCCCGTCGGGCATTGCTCACCGTCGCGCTGGCCGCGGTGCTGTCGGCATGCGGTGGTCCGGAGGACGCCGGCTCGCCCGACGACGACGCCCTGGCCACGGCGGACCCGGCGCACCTGGACGTGGAAGCAGCGCGCCGCCCCGTCCTGTCCAAGCCCATTGGCCTGGCCCTGGAGGTCGACAACGGCGAGGGCAAGCCGTTGAGCGTGCGGGCGGGCGCCACCTTCTACATCAACCAGATTGATCTCCGCGCGTCGGTGCGGTCCACGTTCGACACCGGCATGTGGGCCCTGCGCACGACCAGCGACCTCGCGGGCGTGGGCTGGGTGGGGCTGCGTCCCGTGGACGAGGAGCCCGTGCTGCTGGGCGGCCCGGGCCGCTACACGCGCCGGCGCTTCTACCGGGGCGCCGCCTGGATGGACCTCCCCAGCTTCTTCATCGTGGAGCCGGTGGACTCGCGCGGCGTGCTCACCGGCCCCCCCGTGGTGCTGAACATCGGCGCGGAGCACCAGCGCCGCCCCACGACGGACGACTTCTTCGTGCGCCGCCTGCGCGCCATCCAGACGGCCTACGACTGCACCACGCCCCGCGACTGCACCAGCGCCCGGGACTACGAGGAGGAGGCCCTCCTGGAGGTGCGCAACGCGTACCAGCATGCGCAGCAGCGCGCGTTCAGCCTGAGCCCCCGCACCACCTCCCTGCGCCTGCGCTGGAGCCTGCGCCCCTTCGCGCCCTACTCCATCCCCGTGCAGCAGGTGAGCGCCCCCGAGTTCGCCTACGGCTTCGGCATCGACGTGGAGGCCCGCACCCCACCCCGCCAGGATGGCACCTACGCCCCTGGGTCAGAAATCACCTTCCAGGTCACCCTTCGCGATGGGGAAGGCAAAAGGCTCCATCCGCAGGGAAGTCTACCGTCCTACAATGACGTCGTCCGGGGCTTCAACGCGGCGGGCATTCAGTACTATCGGGCCTTCTTCGATGCGACGACGACGTACTACCGCCGCAAGCACCGGGAGCGGATGTTGATGACCCAAATCATTGGGCCCGCACAAAACATCCAACCCATCCGCTCCGTCATCGACCTGGACGCGTTCCTGGACCCGGAGGTCAACGAGCAGACCGTGGCGACGGAGAAGCGGGACGGGGTGTTCTCCCAGTTCTCCATCCTCCCCTACGCCAACATCGTCTTCCGCGGCGCCTTCTTCCCCGAAGAGGGCTTGTGGGACCGCCCCAACACGGACACGTGGCAGTACAGGATTCCGGCCAACGCCACGCCGGGCACGTACCTGGTGACGGTGAAGGGCCGCCGCGTGTACCTGGGCGAGGACCTCCCGGCCTCGCGCACCATCGAAATCCAGGTGGGCACCCAGCAGCGCACGGAGGCCAAGCTCACCACGGGCCCGTGCAACAGCTGCCACAGCCAGGGCGCGGAGCTGTCCCAGGTGCTGCACGGCAACGACAACCGCGCCGCGTGCGCCGGCTGCCACACGCCGCTGGGCTTCGAGCTGGAAGGCCCCATCTTCGTGCGCACGCACTTCGTGCACTCGCGCTCCAACCGCTTTGGCGCCCCGCTGGAGAAGTGCGCCTCGTGTCACCTCACGAAGGAAAGCATCCAGCGCACCAGCCAGGCCGCGTGCCTGTCGTGCCACAAGAGCTATCCAGACAGTCACGTCAAGAAGTTCGGCCCCATCGAAAGCATGTATGTCGGCGGAGGACGAGAGTCCTTCAAGCAGTGCACCGACTCGTGTCACACCCGGCACCCGAAGAGCGGCCTCTAA